A DNA window from Cryptomeria japonica unplaced genomic scaffold, Sugi_1.0 HiC_scaffold_256, whole genome shotgun sequence contains the following coding sequences:
- the LOC131869674 gene encoding LEAF RUST 10 DISEASE-RESISTANCE LOCUS RECEPTOR-LIKE PROTEIN KINASE-like 2.4, translated as MALSIFFPFLLITCFAVLLVNAYSLYPSYQSCSPYQCNQSLIKYPFNECGITDTILCATNHTTIKVSSYMSGLCSGNRYRVMGGITESSYATRTIRVVCEENPLDACQMPEPPYRSSLNQVNCSECRSEGDLCYYSFYSPFYKMEDESCISQYTFIISNDNSYNNITDENNLLELLHTGFEIKWNISDECTSCENSSGICYNPYYYNNFQACICSDGPHQYNCLDGILLYHEKWQMLSKYKAALGAISGAFVISIIVFIYRRIRRKRKEREQQEERDIRRFMDPLDSRPPSVANFLQAGIPNKYSHRQIKRYTNNFAVKLGQGGFGTVFKGDLANGCIVAIKILDKSKHSQIQFLNEVATIGRIHHLHLVRLLGYCLEGSKRALIYEYMVNGSLEKYIHGDDQNVLNWKQLYSIAMGTARAIAYLHDECRSKILHCDIKPHNVLLDENFSPKVADFGLAKLTDREESHVSLTGARGTPGYVAPEVWSRNYGPITDRSDVYSYGMLVMEMVGGRKNFDMKASRSSKFYYPEWAFKQVEMGEFQNLRGDNITDEEDEIVAKKLSMLGLWCIQYNPSHRPSMSKVIQMLEGTVDITMPPQPFPIDTPVQTAASTESSSSI; from the exons ATGGCTCTCTCGATTTTCTTTCCGTTTCTTCTTATTACATGTTTTGCTGTGTTGTTAGTAAATGCCTATTCCCTGTATCCTTCGTATCAGAGTTGTTCTCCTTATCAATGCAACCAGTCCCTTATCAAATATCCCTTTAATGAGTGCGGCATAACAGATACTATATTGTGCGCAACAAACCATACTACTATAAAAGTTTCCAGTTATATGTCTGGGTTGTGTTCGGGAAACAGGTATAGGGTAATGGGAGGGATCACAGAATCATCTTATGCAACCAGAACCATTCGTGTTGTTTGTGAAGAAAACCCTTTAGATGCTTGCCAGATGCC GGAACCTCCATACAGGAGCAGTCTCAATCAAGTCAACTGTTCGGAATGCAGAAGCGAAGGCGATTTATGCTACTACTCCTTTTATTCTCCGTTCTACAAAATGGAAGATGAAAGTTGTATAAGCCAATACACCTTTATCATTTCGAACGACAATAGCTACAACAACATCACTGATGAAAATAATCTCTTGGAGCTCTTGCACACGGGATTCGAAATCAAATGGAATATCAGCGACGAGTGTACTTCCTGTGAAAACTCCAGCGGCATATGTTATAACccatattattataataattttcaGGCGTGCATTTGTTCTGACGGTCCCCACCAATACAACTGTTTAGACG GAATACTTCTATACCACGAGAAATGGCAGATGCTCTCTAAATATAAAGCAG CGTTAGGTGCTATCTCTGGTGCCTTCGTTATATCAATCATCGTCTTCATTTACAGAAGGATTAGACGAAAGAGAAAGGAAAGAGAGCAACAAGAGGAGCGAGATATAAGAAGGTTTATGGATCCCCTTGATTCCAGACCTCCTTCAGTTGCAAACTTTTTACAAGCAGGAATTCCCAACAAATATTCTCATCGTCAGATTAAAAGATACACCAACAATTTTGCAGTCAAACTGGGCCAAGGAGGTTTCGGTACAGTATTCAAAGGTGATCTTGCAAATGGATGTATAGTAGCTATTAAAATACTTGATAAATCAAAACACAgtcaaattcaatttttaaatgaaGTGGCTACTATTGGAAGGATCCACCACTTGCATCTTGTACgacttttgggatattgcttggagGGCTCTAAAAGAGCTTTGATTTATGAGTACATGGTCAATGGTTCCCTTGAAAAATATATCCATGGGGATGATCAAAATGTACTGAATTGGAAACAATTGTACTCCATTGCAATGGGCACAGCTCGTGCAATTGCATATCTACATGATGAGTGTAGAAGCAAGATTTTACATTGTGACATAAAACCCCATAATGTATTGTTGGATGAAAATTTTTCGCCTAAGGTTGCAGATTTTGGTTTGGCGAAATTAACAGATAGAGAAGAAAGCCATGTCTCTCTAACGGGTGCTAGAGGAACCCCTGGTTATGTAGCCCCAGAGGTGTGGTCTAGAAACTATGGACCCATAACTGACAGATCAGATGTGTATAGTTATGGTATGTTGGTCATGGAAATGGTGGGAGGAAGAAAGAACTTTGACATGAAAGCTTCCAGATCCAGCAAATTTTACTATCCAGAGTGGGCATTCAAACAGGTGGAAATGGGAGAATTTCAAAACCTGAGGGGAGATAATATAAcagatgaggaagatgaaattgtagCGAAGAAGTTGAGCATGTTGGGACTGTGGTGCATTCAGTACAACCCTTCTCACCGGCCTTCTATGAGTAAAGTGATACAAATGTTAGAAGGAACTGTTGATATCACCATGCCCCCACAGCCCTTTCCTATCGATACACCAGTCCAAACAGCAGCTTCTACTGAATCGTCGTCTAGCATTTGA